A genomic stretch from Candidatus Methylomirabilota bacterium includes:
- a CDS encoding polymer-forming cytoskeletal protein: MLRRNTAGGSAGSDLSNDGPASVSSTLLGVTGSTAKFEGKFEIADSIEIQCEVGGELSVGGKFVIGERGSVRADVQTVDAVIHGEYEGNLIATGSVEITPTGRVEGNLKTNSLVISRGGLFNGNVAKLKESDIEAGKPPVQLVREKQVAKEN; the protein is encoded by the coding sequence ATGCTTAGACGCAATACTGCCGGGGGAAGTGCTGGTTCCGATCTCTCCAACGACGGACCTGCCTCGGTCTCATCTACCCTCCTGGGCGTGACCGGAAGCACCGCCAAATTCGAGGGAAAGTTTGAAATCGCCGACTCAATTGAGATCCAGTGCGAGGTGGGGGGCGAGCTGAGTGTTGGCGGGAAGTTCGTTATTGGCGAGAGGGGTTCCGTCCGTGCCGATGTGCAGACCGTCGATGCCGTCATCCACGGGGAATACGAGGGGAACTTGATTGCGACCGGGAGTGTGGAGATCACTCCCACAGGACGGGTAGAGGGCAACCTCAAGACCAATTCGCTGGTTATCTCTCGGGGTGGATTGTTCAACGGCAACGTGGCCAAGCTTAAGGAATCAGACATCGAGGCGGGCAAGCCTCCGGTCCAATTGGTGAGAGAGAAGCAGGTCGCCAAGGAGAACTAG
- a CDS encoding polymer-forming cytoskeletal protein codes for MAFIGEGSEIEGKYTFNGAGTVLINGKFHGELTVTDALIVGENAVIHATIRAQSVVIWGEMVGNVHARERVELRGAARVFGDLEAPVVILEEGVLFEGRCRMGGSRPDEEVRDPSVVPFRR; via the coding sequence ATGGCCTTCATCGGCGAAGGCTCCGAGATTGAGGGGAAGTACACCTTCAATGGCGCCGGGACCGTCCTGATCAACGGCAAGTTCCATGGCGAACTTACGGTCACGGATGCGCTCATCGTTGGCGAGAACGCCGTCATCCACGCCACGATCCGGGCACAGTCGGTGGTGATCTGGGGTGAGATGGTAGGCAACGTCCACGCCAGAGAACGCGTGGAGCTCAGAGGGGCCGCCCGCGTCTTTGGCGACCTGGAAGCCCCCGTGGTGATCCTCGAGGAAGGTGTCCTGTTCGAAGGCCGGTGCCGGATGGGCGGATCGAGGCCCGATGAAGAGGTTCGGGATCCATCGGTAGTTCCGTTTAGGCGCTGA
- a CDS encoding NAD+ synthase, with the protein MNASTITPQLTLDWDLCTKILTGFIQSEVQRAGFHRVVVGVSGGLDSSLSVTLGAAALSPGNVWGVSMPYETSNPESLSHARLIAEWLGINFLQVDITPQIDAYFTAFPDADHIRRGNKMARERMTVLYDHSARLGALVLGTSNKTELLLGYGTLYGDMASALNPIGDLYKTQARWLARHLKVPAEIVEKTPSADLWVGQTDEEELGFTYEAVDRLLYYMVDRRYELPDLIELGFEAHFVEAVFHRVKSSQYKRRPPVIAKVSVRTIDRDFRYPRDWGL; encoded by the coding sequence ATGAACGCCTCGACCATCACCCCGCAACTCACTTTGGATTGGGATCTCTGTACCAAGATCTTGACCGGGTTCATCCAAAGTGAAGTCCAGCGAGCCGGCTTCCATCGGGTGGTCGTCGGGGTCTCGGGTGGGCTGGACTCTTCGCTCTCCGTAACCTTAGGAGCGGCCGCCCTGAGCCCCGGCAACGTGTGGGGAGTCAGCATGCCCTACGAGACTTCGAACCCCGAAAGCCTTTCCCATGCTCGACTCATCGCGGAGTGGCTCGGGATCAATTTCCTCCAGGTGGACATTACCCCGCAGATCGATGCCTATTTTACCGCGTTCCCGGATGCGGATCATATCCGACGGGGGAACAAGATGGCCCGGGAACGGATGACCGTTCTGTACGACCATTCCGCCCGCCTGGGGGCTTTAGTTTTGGGCACGAGCAACAAGACGGAACTTCTCCTGGGTTACGGCACGCTTTACGGCGACATGGCCTCGGCTCTCAATCCCATCGGAGATCTGTACAAAACCCAGGCACGATGGCTGGCCAGGCATCTCAAGGTCCCAGCCGAGATCGTGGAAAAAACGCCCAGTGCCGACCTGTGGGTGGGACAGACTGATGAGGAGGAGCTGGGCTTTACGTACGAGGCGGTGGATCGCCTCTTGTACTACATGGTGGACCGACGGTACGAACTCCCCGACCTCATCGAACTCGGTTTCGAGGCGCACTTTGTTGAGGCAGTCTTCCACAGGGTTAAATCGTCCCAGTACAAGCGGCGGCCACCGGTCATTGCCAAGGTCTCGGTCCGGACCATTGATCGAGACTTCCGCTACCCTCGCGATTGGGGCCTCTGA
- the ald gene encoding alanine dehydrogenase, with translation MIIGVPKEIKDQEHRVAMIPAGVQMMTAKGHLVLIEHGAGAGAGIMDEEYAEVGAELVATASEIYARAEMICKVKEPVPSEYEILRSGQILFTFLHLAPSLELTQALLKREVVGIAYETVEMDDGHKPLLEPMSEIAGRMALPIAAHYLSNPLGGRGVLLSGVPGVPPATVTILGGGIVGYNAARMAAGMGASASLLEIDPSRMRSLDEVLPPNATTLMSNQLNIEECLRQADVLVGAVYIPGARAPHLVTRNMLKLMKPGSIIVDVAVDQGGCVETTRPTTHSDPVYQVNGILHYCVANMPGAYGRTATFALTNATLPYVLDIAEKGWKRAAQMQPELAKGLNVIHGNVTYPAVAEAHGMEYVPASKFF, from the coding sequence ATGATTATTGGCGTACCCAAAGAGATCAAAGACCAGGAACATCGGGTGGCGATGATCCCGGCCGGGGTCCAAATGATGACCGCCAAGGGACACCTCGTGCTCATCGAACATGGGGCGGGAGCAGGTGCCGGGATCATGGACGAGGAGTACGCCGAGGTGGGGGCGGAACTTGTCGCTACGGCGTCCGAAATTTATGCCCGGGCCGAGATGATCTGCAAAGTGAAGGAACCCGTACCGAGTGAGTACGAGATCCTCCGGTCTGGCCAGATTCTCTTTACGTTCCTCCATCTCGCTCCATCCCTCGAACTCACCCAGGCCCTCCTGAAGCGTGAGGTGGTGGGGATTGCGTATGAAACCGTCGAAATGGACGATGGTCACAAGCCACTGCTCGAGCCGATGAGCGAGATCGCCGGTCGTATGGCCCTGCCCATCGCTGCCCACTACCTCTCAAATCCTCTCGGGGGACGGGGAGTACTGCTCAGTGGCGTACCCGGGGTTCCGCCCGCCACCGTCACCATCTTGGGAGGTGGGATCGTCGGCTACAACGCAGCCAGGATGGCGGCAGGAATGGGCGCCTCAGCCTCTCTTTTAGAGATAGACCCTTCAAGGATGCGGTCGCTAGATGAGGTCCTCCCACCCAACGCGACCACCCTGATGTCCAACCAACTGAATATTGAGGAATGTTTGAGACAAGCCGATGTCCTCGTGGGTGCCGTCTACATCCCCGGGGCCAGGGCGCCCCACCTCGTGACCCGGAACATGTTGAAGCTCATGAAACCTGGCTCGATCATCGTCGATGTCGCAGTGGATCAAGGGGGATGCGTGGAGACGACCCGCCCCACGACGCACAGCGACCCGGTCTACCAGGTAAACGGCATCCTCCACTACTGCGTGGCCAACATGCCCGGCGCCTACGGCCGCACCGCCACCTTTGCCCTCACCAACGCCACCCTTCCCTATGTCCTCGACATCGCCGAGAAGGGATGGAAGCGAGCGGCCCAGATGCAGCCTGAGCTCGCCAAGGGGCTGAACGTGATCCACGGCAACGTCACCTACCCGGCCGTGGCCGAGGCCCACGGGATGGAATACGTTCCCGCCTCCAAATTCTTCTGA